GCCCGGCGACGCCGGGCAGCAGGCGCTTCTTCGCCCAGCGGTTGTTGCCATCCATGATGATCGCGACATGACGCGGCACCGAGGACGGCGCCGCTGGCTTGGTCTTTTCCATTAAAGAGCAACCCTGGCCTCAAACGGCCATCAGGTCCTTTTCCTTGGCCTTGAACGCGGCGTCGACTTCAGCGACGTACTTGTCGGTCAGCTTCTGGATCTCGTCGGCGGCGCGACGCTCTTCGTCTTCGCTGATTTCCTTGTCCTTGGTCAGCTTCTTGAGGTCGGCCAGGGCATCGCGGCGCACGTTGCGCACGGCAACCTTGGCGTCTTCGCACACAGCGCTGGCCTGCTTGGTGTAACCCTTGCGGGTTTCCTCGGTCAGGGCCGGCATCGGCACGCGAATGGTGGTGCCGGCGCTGGACGGGTTCAGGCCCAGGTCGGAGGTCAGGATGGCCTTTTCGATGGCCGCGCTGAGGTTCTTGTCGTGAGCGACGATCTTCAGGGTACGGGCGTCCTCGACGGTGATCGCGGCCACCTGGTTCAGCGGCATGTCGCTACCCCAGGCAGGGACCTTGACGCTGTCCAGGATGCTCGGGTGGGCGCGACCGGTACGGATCGCCGCCAGGTTGCGGGCCAGCGCCTCGATGGACTTGCCCATGCGCTCCTGGGCGTCTTTCTTGATTTCGTTGATCATTTTTGAACTTCCTCGATCAGAGTTCCTTCCGCGCCGCCATGCACGATGTTCAGCAGGGCGCCGGGCTTGTTCATATTGAAGACGCGCAGCGGCATCTGGTGGTCGCGGCACAGGCAGATTGCCGTCAGGTCCATCACGCCCAGCTTGCGATCCAGCACTTCATCGTAGGTCAGATGATCGAACTTCTCGGCATGCGGGTCCTTGAATGGATCTGCAGTGTATACACCATCGACCTTGGTTGCCTTCAAAACCACGTCGGCATCGATCTCGATGGCGCGCAGGCAAGCGGCGGAGTCGGTGGTGAAGAACGGGTTGCCGGTACCGGCGGCGAAGATCACGACTTCCTTGGCGTTCAGGTGGCGCATGGCCTTGCGACGATCGTAGTGATCGGTCACGCCAACCATGGAGATGGCCGACATGACGATGGCGGTGATGTTCGCCCGCTCCAGCGCGTCGCGCATGGCCAGGGCATTCATCACGGTCGCCAGCATGCCCATGTGGTCACCGGTGACGCGATCCATGCCGGCTGCACTGAGCGCCGCGCCACGGAACAGGTTGCCACCACCAATCACCAGGCCGACCTGAACGCCAATACCGACCAGCTGGCCGACTTCCAGCGCCATGCGATCCAGGACCTTGGGGTCGATCCCGAACTCTTCCGAGCCCATCAGGGCCTCGCCGCTAAGTTTGAGTAGAATGCGTTTATAGCGAGCCTGATAACCACTGCCCTGCTGAGCCATTGCGAATCTCTCCTGCGGCGTTTGTAAAATTCTGGCGGGCTGCTTGAGCCTGCATGTAACACTGACATGACGCAGCGACTGCGTCAGCGAGCAACGGCCTGACAAACCGCTCCCGCTTTGACAAAGAGGCTGCGCGCGTGAGCGGGCAGCCTCTTTGGGGCGACAGACGAGTCCGTCTTACTGCTTGGCGGCAGCGACCTGGGCGGCAACTTCGGCAGCGAAGTCGTCAACCGGCTTCTCGATGCCTTCGCCAACCTTGAAGTAGGTGAAGGAAACGATTTCAGCACCGGCTTTCTTGGCCAGGGCGCCGACCTTGACTTCCGGGTCCATCACGAAGGCTTGCTCTTTCAGCGAGGCTTCGGCTTTGAACTTGGCGATACGACCGTTGATCATGTTCTCAACGATGTTTTCCGGCTTGCCGGCGATCTTGTCGGCGTTCAGCTGCAGGAAGACGTTCTTCTCGCGCTCGATGGCCTCGGCGGAGATTTCCGACGCATCCAGGAACTCTGGGTTCGAAGCTGCAACGTGCATGGCGATGTTCTTGGCCAGTTCGACGTCGCCGCCTTTCAGGACAACAACGGCACCGATCTTGTTGCCGTGCAGGTAGGCACCGACAACGTCACCCTCAACGCGCACCAGGCGACGAATGTTGACGTTCTCGCCACACTTGGCAACCAGGGCTTCACGAGCGGCTTCGCGCGAGGCGATCAGCGGCGCGGCGTCGGTCAGCTTCTGGGCAAAGGCTTCTTCGAGGCTTTCGGCAACGAAGTTCTTGAAGTCGTCTTGCAGGGCCAGGAAGTCGGTCTGCGAGTTCACTTCCAGCAGGACGGCGGATTTACCGTCGGTCTTGACGGCGATAGCGCCTTCAGCAGCGACGTTGCCAGCCTTTTTAGCGGCCTTGATGGCGCCCGAGGCACGCATGTCGTCAATGGCTTTCTCGATGTCGCCGCCGGCCTTTTCCAGGGCCTTCTTGCAATCCATCATGCCTTCGCCGGTACGCTCGCGCAGTTCTTTGACCAGCGCCGCAGTAATTGCTGCCATTTCAAAATCCTCTTGGAAAGTTTTTCAACCATTCCACCCGCTCGTCACGGGCGTTAAATTCTGCAAATCGCTGCCTTTATATCAGCTCGCCCATGATGCGGGGCCGTTGCTGACAGCAGGATTTCAAGGTGGCAAAAAGGGGGCCAAGCCCCCTTTTTGCGTGCCAAGTAGACGCCAGGCGTCAATTACTCAGCAGCAGGTGCAGCCGCTTCTTCAGCGTAGACTTCAGTGCCGCCGGCAACGTTGTTGCGGCCGCGGATGACGGCGTCAGCCATCGAAGTCATGTACAGCTCGATAGCGCGGATGGCGTCATCGTTACCTGGGATGATGTAGTCAACACCTTCTGGGCTGCTGTTGGTATCGACAACGCCGATAACCGGGATGCCCAGCTTGTTGGCTTCGGTGATGGCAATGCGCTCGTGGTCGACGTCGATCACGAACAGGGCATCAGGCAGGCCGCCCATGTCCTTGATACCACCCAGGCTGCGGTCCAGCTTTTCCAGATCGCGCGAACGCATCAGGGCTTCTTTCTTGGTCAGCTTGGCAAAGGTGCCGTCTTCGGCCTGGGTTTCCAGGTCGCGCAGACGCTTGATCGAGGCGCGGATGGTCTTGTAGTTGGTCAGCATGCCGCCCAACCAACGGTGATCAACGTATGGCGAACCGCAACGAGCAGCTTGCTCGGCGACGATCTTGCCGGCGGAACGCTTGGTGCCGACGAACATGATCTTGTTCTTGCCCTGGGCCAGGCGCTCGACGAAGGACAGAGCCTCGTTGAACATCGGCAGGGTTTTTTCCAGGTTGATGATGTGGATCTTGTTACGCGCGCCGAAAATGTACTTGCCCATTTTCGGGTTCCAGTAACGGGTCTGGTGGCCGAAGTGCACACCGGCCTTCAGCATATCGCGCATGTTGACTTGGGACATGATAGTTCCTTGATAAGTCGGGTTGGGCCTCCACGTATCCCAATGACCAACCCGCGCTTGCGAACAAGCGGGGCACCCAGGCCATCGTGTCGACACGTGTGTGGGTTTGAGCTAACGGAGGTCTCCCCCGAAAGCGGCGCATTTTATATCACAGACTGCGCGCGAACGGAACCCGGATGATGCAGCGTCCGTCAGCGACTTTTGCAGCGACCCGGCTTTGGGGCCAGAATGCCTTCAATAGACCACCGGATCGCCGGGTTTCTCCCGCCAGAGCCCGCCAGATCGCCGCCGCGCTCTGGTAGAATCCGGTCTTTCCCGTTTGTTCGCGCCGCCCGTGGCGCCGTAGAGAGCCTGTAATGACCGTCACCATCAAGACCGCAGAAGACATCGAAAAGATGCGCATCGCCGGCCGCCTGGCCGCCGAAGTGCTGGAAATGATCGAGCAGCACGTCAAGCCCGGTGTCACCACCGAAGAGCTCGACCGCCTGTGCCACGACTACATCGTCAACGTCCAGCAGGCGATCCCGGCACCGCTCAACTACAAGGGCTTCCCCAAGTCTATCTGCACCTCGATCAACCACGTGGTCTGCCATGGCATCCCCAATGACAAGCCCCTGAAGGACGGCGACACCATCAACATCGACGTCACCGTGATCAAGGACGGCTACCACGGCGACACCAGCCGCATGTACCACGTCGGCACCGTCGCCCCGTGGGCCGAGCGCCTGTCCAAAGTCACCCAGGAATGCCTGTACAAGGCCATCGAGCTGGTCAAGCCGGGCTGCCGCCTGGGCGACATCGGCGAAGTGATCCAGAAGCACGCCGAGAAGAACGGTTTCTCGGTGGTCCGCGAGTTCTGCGGCCACGGCATCGGCAAGGTGTTCCACGAAGAGCCGCAGATTCTCCACTACGGCCGCGCCGGCACCGGCATGGAGCTCAAGGAAGGCATGACCTTCACCATCGAGCCGATGATCAACCAGGGCAAGGCCGACACCAAGGTGCTGGGCGATGGCTGGACCGCCATCACCAAGGACCGCAAGCTCTCGGCCCAGTGGGAACACACCCTGGTGGTGACCGCCGACGGCTACGAGATCTTCACCCTGCGCAAGGACGACACCATCCCGCGCACCTCGGCCTGACTCTTATCCAAAGGAACGCGACTCGATGCCCCAGGTGGATCCCGAGCTGTTCGACCGCGGCCAGTTCCAGGCGGAACTGGCCCTCAAGGCTAGCCCCATCGCCGCGTTCAAGAAGGCCATCCGCATGGCCGGCGAGGTGCTCGACAAGCGTTTTCGCGAGGGCCGGGAGATCCGCCGCCTGATCGAGGATCGCGCCTGGTTCGTCGATAACATCCTGCAACAGGCCTGGCGCCAGTTCGACTGGGGCAACCCCGACGGCATCGCCCTGGTCGCCGTCGGCGGCTATGGCCGCGGCGAGTTGCACCCGTACTCCGACATTGACCTGCTGATCCTGCTCGAGGCCGCCGAGCATGAGCAGTACCGCGACGCCATCGAACGCTTTCTGACCTTGCTATGGGACATCGGCCTGGAAGTCGGCCAGAGCGTGCGCACGGTCGACGAATGCGCCGAGCAGGCGCGCGCCGACCTCACGGTCATCACCAACCTGATGGAAAGCCGCACCATCGCCGGCCCCGAGCCTCTGCGCCAGCGCATGCTCGATGCCACCAGCACGGCACACATGTGGCCGAGCAAGGAGTTCTTCCTGGCCAAGCGCGCCGAACTCAAGGCCCGTCACCACAAGTACAACGACACCGAGTACAACCTGGAGCCCAACGTCAAGGGCGGCCCCGGCGGCCTGCGCGACATCCAGACCGTATTGTGGGTAGCCCGGCGCCAGTACGGCACCCTCAACCTGCACGCCCTGGCCGGCGAGGACTTCCTGCTGGAAAGCGAGAACGAACTGCTGGCCTCGTCCCAGGCCTTCCTGTGGCGCGTGCGCTATGCCCTGCACATGCTCGCCGGGCGCGCCGAGGACCGCCTGCTGTTCGACCACCAGCGCAGCATCGCCGCGCTGCTGGGCTACAGCGACGACAACCCCAAGCGCGCCATCGAGCAGTTCATGCAGCAGTACTACCGGGTGGTGATGAGCATCAGCCAGTTGTGCGACCTGATCATCCAGCACTTCGAGGAAGTGATCCTCGCCGATGACAGCGGCAGCACCCAGCCGCTCAACGCGCGGTTCCGCCTGCACGACGGCTACATCGAGGCGGCCAGCCCCAACGTGTTCCGCCGCACGCCGTTCGCCATGCTGGAAATCTTCGTACTGATGGCCCAGCACCCGGAGATCAAGGGCGTGCGCGCCGACACCGTGCGCCTGCTGCGCGAGCACCGGCACCTGATCGACGAGCGCTTTCGCAACGATATCCGCAATACCAGCCTGTTCATCGAGCTGTTCAAGTGCGAGATCGGTATCCACCGCAACCTGCGGCGGATGAACCGCTACGGCATCCTCGGCCGCTACCTGCCGGAGTTCGGCCTGATCGTCGGGCAGATGCAGCACGACCTGTTCCACATCTATACGGTCGACGCCCACACCCTCAACCTGATCAAGCACCTGCGCAAGCTGCAGTACACCCCGGTGTCGGAGAAATTCCCGCTGGCCAGCAAGCTCATGGGCCGCCTGCCCAAGCCCGAGCTGATCTACCTGGCCGGGCTGTACCATGACATCGGCAAGGGCCGCCAGGGCGACCATTCCGAGCTCGGCGCGGTGGACGCGCAAGCCTTCTGCGCCCGGCACCAGCTACCCGCCTGGGACAGCCGGCTGATCGTCTGGCTGGTGCAGAACCACCTGGTGATGTCCACCACCGCCCAGCGCAAGGACCTCTCCGACCCGCAGGTGATCAACGACTTCGCCCTGCACGTGGGCGACGAGACGCGCCTGGACTACCTCTACGTGCTGACCGTGGCCGATATCAACGCCACCAACCCCAGCCTGTGGAACTCCTGGCGCGCCAGCCTGCTGCGCCAGCTCTACACCGAGACCAAGCGCGCCCTGCGCCGGGGCCTGGAGAACCCGCTGGACCGCGAGGAGCAGATCCGCCAGACCCAGTCCGCGGCCCTGGACATTCTCGTGCGCCAAGGCACCGACCCGGACGACGTCGAGCAGTTGTGGTCGCAGCTGGGCGATGACTACTTCCTCAAGCACAACGCCGCCGACGTGGCCTGGCACAGCGACGCGATCCTCCAGCAGCCGGCCGACGGCGGCCCGTTGGTGCTGATCAAGGAGACCACCCAGCGCGAGTTCGAGGGCGGCACGCAGATCTTCATCTATGCCCCCGACCAGCACGACTTCTTCGCCGTGACCGTGGCCGCCATGGCCCAGCTCAACCTGAACATCCACGATGCGCGGATCATCACCTCGAGCAGCCAGTTCACCCTCGACACCTATATCGTGCTCGACAACGACGGCGGCTCGATCGGCGACAACCCGCAACGGGTCCGGCAGATCCGCGACGGCCTGGCCGAGGCACTGCGCAACCCCGAGGATTATCCGACCATCATCCAGCGCCGGGTGCCGCGCCAGCTCAAGCACTTCAACTTCCCGCCGCAGGTGACCATCCTCAACGATGCCCAGCGCCCGGTGACCGTGCTGGAGATCACTGCCCCCGATCGCCCCGGCCTGCTGGCGCGGATCGGGCGGATCTTCCTGGAGTTCGACATTTCGCTGCAGAACGCCAAGATCGCCACCCTCGGCGAGCGCGTGGAAGACGTGTTCTTCATCACCGACGCCGACAACCAGCCGCTGTCCGACCCGCAGCTGTGCAGCCGCCTGCAGGAGGCCATCGTCCAGCAGTTGCAGGCCGGCCAGGCCAGCGACCCCAGCCCTACCCGCATGACCTTTTGACGATTAACGAGACCTTGCGCCGATGAACCACGCCTTGACCCAGCTCCAGCCCTACCCGTTCGAGAAACTGCGCGCCCTGCTGGGCACCGTGAAGCCGGCAGCCGACAAGCGCGCCATCGCCCTGTCGATCGGCGAGCCGAAGCATGCATCGCCGGCATTCGTCGCCCAGGCCATGGCCGACAACCTCGACAAGCTGGCGGTGTATCCGAGCACAATCGGCCTGCCCGCCCTGCGCCAGGCCATCGGCCAGTGGTGCGAGCGGCGGTTCGGGGTGCCGGCCGGCTGGCTCGATGCCGACCGCCACATCCTGCCGGTCAACGGCACCCGCGAGGCGCTGTTCGCCTTCACCCAGGCCGTGGTCAACCGCGCCGATGACGGCCTGGTGGTCAGCCCCAACCCGTTCTACCAGATCTACGAGGGCGCGGCGCTGTTGGCCGGCGCCACCCCGCACTACCTGCCGTGCCTGGAAAGCAACGGCTTCAACCCCGACTTCGACGCGGTGCCGGCGCACGTGTGGAAGCGCTGCCAGATCCTGTTCCTGTGCTCGCCGGGCAACCCCACCGGTGCGCTGGTGCCGATGGACACCTTGAAAAAGCTGATCGCCCTGGCCGACGAGCACGATTTCGTGATCGCCGCCGACGAGTGCTACAGCGAGCTGTACTTCGACGAAGATGCACCGCCGCCGGGCCTGCTGAGCGCCTGCGCCGAGCTTGGCCGCAGTGACTTCAAGCGCTGCGTGGTGTTCCACAGCCTGTCCAAGCGTTCCAACCTGCCAGGCCTGCGCTCGGGCTTCGTCGCTGGCGATGCCAGCATCATCAAGCCGTTCCTGCTGTACCGCACCTACCACGGCTGTGCCATGCCGGTGCAGACCCAGCTGGCCAGCGTCGCCGCCTGGCAGGACGAAACCCATGTACGTGAGAACCGTGACCTGTACCGGGCCAAGTACGATGCCGTGCTCGAGATCCTGCAACCGGTGATGGACGTGCAGCGTCCGGATGGCAGCTTCTACCTGTGGGCCAAGGTGCCGGGCTGCGATGCCGACTTCACCCGCGACCTGTTCGAGGCCGAGCATGTGACAGTGGTGCCGGGCTCGTACCTGTCGCGGCAAGTGGATGGCGTCAACCCAGGCGCCGGCCGCGTGCGTATGGCACTGGTCGCGCCGCTGGCCGAGTGCATCGAGGCGGCGGAGCGGATTCGCGCGTTTCTGCAGAGCCGTTGATTTGAGGCCGTTGCCGTTGCCGTTGCCGTTGCCGTTGCCGTTGCCGTTGCCGTTGCGATCAAAAGGCTAGCG
The window above is part of the Pseudomonas muyukensis genome. Proteins encoded here:
- the frr gene encoding ribosome recycling factor, with the protein product MINEIKKDAQERMGKSIEALARNLAAIRTGRAHPSILDSVKVPAWGSDMPLNQVAAITVEDARTLKIVAHDKNLSAAIEKAILTSDLGLNPSSAGTTIRVPMPALTEETRKGYTKQASAVCEDAKVAVRNVRRDALADLKKLTKDKEISEDEERRAADEIQKLTDKYVAEVDAAFKAKEKDLMAV
- the pyrH gene encoding UMP kinase; its protein translation is MAQQGSGYQARYKRILLKLSGEALMGSEEFGIDPKVLDRMALEVGQLVGIGVQVGLVIGGGNLFRGAALSAAGMDRVTGDHMGMLATVMNALAMRDALERANITAIVMSAISMVGVTDHYDRRKAMRHLNAKEVVIFAAGTGNPFFTTDSAACLRAIEIDADVVLKATKVDGVYTADPFKDPHAEKFDHLTYDEVLDRKLGVMDLTAICLCRDHQMPLRVFNMNKPGALLNIVHGGAEGTLIEEVQK
- the tsf gene encoding translation elongation factor Ts, yielding MAAITAALVKELRERTGEGMMDCKKALEKAGGDIEKAIDDMRASGAIKAAKKAGNVAAEGAIAVKTDGKSAVLLEVNSQTDFLALQDDFKNFVAESLEEAFAQKLTDAAPLIASREAAREALVAKCGENVNIRRLVRVEGDVVGAYLHGNKIGAVVVLKGGDVELAKNIAMHVAASNPEFLDASEISAEAIEREKNVFLQLNADKIAGKPENIVENMINGRIAKFKAEASLKEQAFVMDPEVKVGALAKKAGAEIVSFTYFKVGEGIEKPVDDFAAEVAAQVAAAKQ
- the rpsB gene encoding 30S ribosomal protein S2 — encoded protein: MSQVNMRDMLKAGVHFGHQTRYWNPKMGKYIFGARNKIHIINLEKTLPMFNEALSFVERLAQGKNKIMFVGTKRSAGKIVAEQAARCGSPYVDHRWLGGMLTNYKTIRASIKRLRDLETQAEDGTFAKLTKKEALMRSRDLEKLDRSLGGIKDMGGLPDALFVIDVDHERIAITEANKLGIPVIGVVDTNSSPEGVDYIIPGNDDAIRAIELYMTSMADAVIRGRNNVAGGTEVYAEEAAAPAAE
- the map gene encoding type I methionyl aminopeptidase codes for the protein MTVTIKTAEDIEKMRIAGRLAAEVLEMIEQHVKPGVTTEELDRLCHDYIVNVQQAIPAPLNYKGFPKSICTSINHVVCHGIPNDKPLKDGDTINIDVTVIKDGYHGDTSRMYHVGTVAPWAERLSKVTQECLYKAIELVKPGCRLGDIGEVIQKHAEKNGFSVVREFCGHGIGKVFHEEPQILHYGRAGTGMELKEGMTFTIEPMINQGKADTKVLGDGWTAITKDRKLSAQWEHTLVVTADGYEIFTLRKDDTIPRTSA
- a CDS encoding [protein-PII] uridylyltransferase, whose product is MPQVDPELFDRGQFQAELALKASPIAAFKKAIRMAGEVLDKRFREGREIRRLIEDRAWFVDNILQQAWRQFDWGNPDGIALVAVGGYGRGELHPYSDIDLLILLEAAEHEQYRDAIERFLTLLWDIGLEVGQSVRTVDECAEQARADLTVITNLMESRTIAGPEPLRQRMLDATSTAHMWPSKEFFLAKRAELKARHHKYNDTEYNLEPNVKGGPGGLRDIQTVLWVARRQYGTLNLHALAGEDFLLESENELLASSQAFLWRVRYALHMLAGRAEDRLLFDHQRSIAALLGYSDDNPKRAIEQFMQQYYRVVMSISQLCDLIIQHFEEVILADDSGSTQPLNARFRLHDGYIEAASPNVFRRTPFAMLEIFVLMAQHPEIKGVRADTVRLLREHRHLIDERFRNDIRNTSLFIELFKCEIGIHRNLRRMNRYGILGRYLPEFGLIVGQMQHDLFHIYTVDAHTLNLIKHLRKLQYTPVSEKFPLASKLMGRLPKPELIYLAGLYHDIGKGRQGDHSELGAVDAQAFCARHQLPAWDSRLIVWLVQNHLVMSTTAQRKDLSDPQVINDFALHVGDETRLDYLYVLTVADINATNPSLWNSWRASLLRQLYTETKRALRRGLENPLDREEQIRQTQSAALDILVRQGTDPDDVEQLWSQLGDDYFLKHNAADVAWHSDAILQQPADGGPLVLIKETTQREFEGGTQIFIYAPDQHDFFAVTVAAMAQLNLNIHDARIITSSSQFTLDTYIVLDNDGGSIGDNPQRVRQIRDGLAEALRNPEDYPTIIQRRVPRQLKHFNFPPQVTILNDAQRPVTVLEITAPDRPGLLARIGRIFLEFDISLQNAKIATLGERVEDVFFITDADNQPLSDPQLCSRLQEAIVQQLQAGQASDPSPTRMTF
- the dapC gene encoding succinyldiaminopimelate transaminase, translated to MNHALTQLQPYPFEKLRALLGTVKPAADKRAIALSIGEPKHASPAFVAQAMADNLDKLAVYPSTIGLPALRQAIGQWCERRFGVPAGWLDADRHILPVNGTREALFAFTQAVVNRADDGLVVSPNPFYQIYEGAALLAGATPHYLPCLESNGFNPDFDAVPAHVWKRCQILFLCSPGNPTGALVPMDTLKKLIALADEHDFVIAADECYSELYFDEDAPPPGLLSACAELGRSDFKRCVVFHSLSKRSNLPGLRSGFVAGDASIIKPFLLYRTYHGCAMPVQTQLASVAAWQDETHVRENRDLYRAKYDAVLEILQPVMDVQRPDGSFYLWAKVPGCDADFTRDLFEAEHVTVVPGSYLSRQVDGVNPGAGRVRMALVAPLAECIEAAERIRAFLQSR